The following coding sequences are from one Bufo bufo chromosome 2, aBufBuf1.1, whole genome shotgun sequence window:
- the KLF3 gene encoding Krueppel-like factor 3, giving the protein MLMFDPVPIKQEAIEPMSMSYQPHYIEPLKTNAKYSVIYPTPNMLHSKLYHGAETLSGFQMEPVDLTTHKKNSPPSAGRSPSPLKYSSPKRRSSPVLFMPSSSPPLKKLTPSPPAVPPFTMPLTLNTMLPAFPRHGYRNHGLLPILQPMVVQPVPFVYSHHLQHSIMVLADELENQSSKHIPVTIPDCYENLPLIKNIKVEPGTDQPVTEVYPEEMSPGISTPPQGMFHEHHPSVIVHPGKRPLPVESPETQRKRRIHRCDYDGCNKVYTKSSHLKAHRRTHTGEKPYQCTWEGCTWKFARSDELTRHFRKHTGIKPFQCPDCDRSFSRSDHLALHRKRHMLV; this is encoded by the exons TCATATCAACCACATTACATAGAGCCACTGAAGACAAATGCTAAATACAGTGTCATTTACCCAACACCAAACATGCTGCACAGTAAACTTTACCACGGTGCAGAAACATTGTCTGGATTCCAAATGGAGCCAGTGGATCTCACTACACACAAGAAGAATTCACCTCCCTCCGCTGGAAGGTCTCCATCTCCTCTCAAATACTCGTCTCCCAAGAGAAGAAGTTCTCCAGTTTTATTTATGCCCTCATCCAGTCCACCATTGAAAAAGTTAACCCCATCACCACCTGCTGTACCACCCTTCACAATGCCATTAACCCTTAACACAATGTTGCCTGCATTTCCAAGACATGGGTATAGGAACCATGGACTTTTACCCATATTACAGCCGATGGTTGTACAGCCTGTACCTTTCGTGTATAGCCATCATCTTCAGCATTCAATCATGGTACTAGCTGATGAACTGGAGAATCAAAGTAGCAAACACA TACCAGTGACAATCCCCGACTGTTATGAAAACCTTCCACTAATAAAAAACATCAAAGTTGAGCCTGGGACGGATCAGCCTGTGACCGAAGTTTACCCTGAAGAGATGTCACCTGGTATCAGTACCCCTCCACAGGGAATGTTCCATGA ACATCACCCATCAGTTATAGTACACCCCGGAAAGAGGCCATTACCCGTGGAATctccagaaacccagaggaagcGAAGAATACACAGATGTGACTATGATGGCTGCAATAAAGTTTACACCAAAAGTTCCCATTTAAAGGCACACAGGAGAACACATACAG GGGAAAAACCTTATCAGTGTACATGGGAAGGATGCACGTGGAAGTTTGCCCGCTCTGACGAACTGACTCGGCATTTCCGTAAACACACTGGAATCAAACCATTTCAGTGTCCAGACTGTGACCGTAGCTTCTCCCGCTCGGACCACCTTGCCCTCCACAGAAAGAGACACATGCTTGTctga